From the genome of Candidatus Dormiibacterota bacterium, one region includes:
- a CDS encoding DEAD/DEAH box helicase family protein yields MTAFAIEDLASGLPTNPNWGPLGDVSLGRPTAGSAQFNPEQDWLGGLVDSIQRAAATPLIRAAEAFTQHDVEWHERQEELSRRTYAIESQGWICMSCKRLQPSGRSDCTACHRPVKAYGARIRLSRPMPLEEGVDVVLFPVNAPESRGSAVKGKPAGLVWLVALDEHGQLTDGSIKLRLNTAVPRAQLRGFSGLNAGDLGLAGLAKLLATPEAFQAPTIDTEEAGELDLRRELNRSQKTAVLGAINLEPGEVLLVQGPPGTGKTTSIVETVRLLLELEPELHIVVTSHSNTAVDSAQERLADLGLNIVRVADATKVDKKFHDSLVSADDPRLDRAQVILGTVNRLALCQWPTGMFEWLILDEANKVRISEMVPILSFAQRWVLVGDHRQLPPVVDEGAADFPVGSDESRASVRDASFFELWWDRLPNNRQMLEEQYRMSPAIGSYVSTAFYDGRLKNGPDTSEFRSPLRWPFNRNLAWLTIAGSEKKGASGSVSNTAEIKAVGRVVRRLKELGAAKLKAAVIAMYQDQVKALQHELEPMKLPWLAINTVDAFEGKEADVVILSLVRSNEAQRIGFLKKAQRLNVAVSRAQRLLIVVGNIDTITGHEGQDLYQPLLDQTRREGRVAGVGALHAMERGHRLRSHGGPPARHRRRRPGPKP; encoded by the coding sequence GTGACAGCATTTGCCATCGAGGATCTCGCATCAGGGCTTCCGACGAACCCAAATTGGGGGCCGCTGGGTGATGTGTCTCTGGGCCGGCCAACTGCCGGCTCGGCGCAGTTCAATCCCGAGCAGGACTGGCTCGGTGGTCTCGTCGATTCCATCCAACGAGCCGCTGCGACGCCTCTCATACGGGCGGCGGAAGCCTTTACTCAACACGACGTCGAGTGGCACGAGAGGCAGGAAGAGCTGTCCCGGCGTACATACGCAATTGAATCGCAGGGCTGGATTTGCATGAGCTGCAAGCGCCTTCAGCCCAGCGGTCGAAGCGACTGCACGGCTTGCCACCGGCCGGTCAAGGCTTACGGCGCTCGAATCCGTCTGTCTCGACCGATGCCGCTGGAAGAGGGCGTGGACGTCGTCCTATTTCCGGTTAACGCCCCCGAATCACGGGGATCTGCCGTTAAAGGCAAGCCTGCCGGCCTTGTTTGGCTCGTAGCCCTTGACGAGCATGGGCAACTTACTGACGGCTCAATCAAGCTGCGCCTTAACACGGCCGTTCCTCGTGCTCAGTTGCGTGGCTTTTCCGGACTCAACGCCGGCGATCTGGGCTTAGCCGGCTTAGCGAAGTTGCTTGCCACGCCAGAAGCCTTTCAGGCCCCAACAATCGACACTGAAGAAGCTGGTGAACTCGACCTCAGGCGTGAGCTGAATCGGAGCCAGAAGACTGCCGTTCTTGGGGCAATCAATTTGGAACCTGGTGAAGTGCTTCTCGTTCAGGGCCCGCCGGGGACGGGGAAGACAACTTCGATCGTGGAGACAGTCCGTCTCCTGCTAGAGCTCGAACCTGAATTGCACATCGTGGTGACCTCCCACTCAAATACCGCGGTGGATAGTGCGCAAGAGAGGCTAGCGGACCTTGGCTTGAACATCGTGCGGGTCGCTGACGCCACGAAAGTGGACAAGAAATTTCACGATAGCCTCGTGAGCGCCGATGATCCACGTCTCGACCGAGCTCAGGTCATTCTCGGAACGGTGAACCGCCTGGCTCTGTGCCAGTGGCCGACTGGTATGTTCGAGTGGCTGATCCTCGACGAGGCCAACAAGGTTCGGATTTCTGAAATGGTGCCTATCCTTAGCTTTGCGCAGCGCTGGGTGTTAGTCGGGGACCACCGTCAGTTACCGCCGGTGGTTGACGAGGGTGCCGCAGACTTTCCAGTCGGATCGGACGAGTCTCGGGCAAGTGTAAGGGACGCCAGCTTCTTCGAGCTGTGGTGGGACCGACTTCCAAACAATCGCCAAATGTTAGAGGAGCAGTACCGTATGTCCCCGGCGATCGGGAGCTACGTATCCACCGCTTTCTACGACGGTCGCCTCAAGAATGGACCCGATACGTCGGAGTTCCGCTCCCCGTTGCGCTGGCCATTCAATCGCAATCTCGCCTGGCTCACGATCGCCGGTAGCGAAAAGAAGGGAGCCTCCGGAAGCGTTTCCAATACGGCTGAAATTAAGGCCGTTGGCCGCGTCGTGCGACGCCTTAAGGAGCTGGGCGCGGCCAAGCTTAAGGCCGCCGTAATCGCCATGTACCAAGATCAAGTCAAGGCCTTGCAGCACGAACTTGAACCAATGAAATTGCCCTGGCTAGCGATCAACACCGTGGATGCCTTCGAGGGCAAGGAGGCCGACGTGGTGATCCTAAGCCTCGTGCGGAGCAACGAGGCGCAGCGCATTGGTTTTCTCAAGAAGGCTCAGCGCCTAAATGTGGCTGTTTCCAGGGCTCAACGGCTGCTGATCGTAGTTGGGAACATTGACACGATCACCGGCCATGAGGGTCAAGATCTGTACCAGCCGCTGTTGGACCAGACCAGGCGGGAGGGTCGAGTGGCTGGCGTTGGAGCGCTCCACGCCATGGAGAGAGGGCATCGGCTACGCAGCCATGGCGGCCCTCCCGCACGCCACCGTCGTAGAAGACCTGGTCCGAAGCCATAG
- a CDS encoding YCF48-related protein: protein MIEDLIRDRMHEALDIALPSPDLERRVVAAVRAHSEAPIRPSWRLQVAAALAIVVLGLGFGAVLRSIRHSVPNALASPRPSPTVAANSQSSSLSPIHFVGTSTLRLINRSHGWAITTTQILSTSDGGLHWTNRTPLGFSTSSIRGAFFLDNTHAWLAAAANGSLVLYRTADGGMSWTTSRLAPLNTAYTERSAPAYVDFADSQHGWVVMVCATACPFAELYRTTDGGVTWVKLSIPEGNPIRFASPSDGWTYTGSDHGQLYVTHDAGASWQSEHLASPPGFETWQPGYELPTFTDRLDGVLPVQLLSQKAFTVSFYVTSDGGRTWRSKQTLPALSTSPMELPEIDVVSTNLWIAVYRNQILRTEDRGQTWSAVSTSGGPTSEVDFVNGQAGWGRMERSEGNCGIVDGVFPNGTPPQNCKQFADLLGTTDGGRTWTKIDLVTS from the coding sequence ATGATCGAAGACCTGATCCGTGATCGAATGCACGAGGCCCTTGATATCGCCTTGCCTAGTCCAGATCTCGAGAGAAGGGTCGTCGCTGCGGTGCGGGCGCATTCCGAGGCGCCTATCCGACCCTCGTGGAGGCTCCAAGTGGCCGCGGCGCTGGCGATCGTGGTCCTAGGTCTGGGATTTGGCGCCGTTCTGCGGAGCATACGACACTCCGTGCCGAATGCCTTGGCGAGTCCACGGCCGTCGCCCACAGTCGCTGCAAACTCTCAATCATCCAGTCTTTCTCCGATCCACTTCGTCGGAACATCCACCTTGCGCTTGATCAATCGGTCCCACGGTTGGGCGATCACGACGACTCAAATTCTCTCAACCAGTGATGGTGGACTGCATTGGACCAACCGAACGCCTCTCGGGTTTTCCACATCGTCGATCCGCGGAGCGTTCTTTCTAGACAACACTCACGCATGGCTCGCAGCTGCCGCGAATGGAAGCCTCGTCTTGTACAGAACGGCTGATGGTGGGATGAGTTGGACTACATCAAGGCTTGCACCCCTGAACACCGCATATACGGAACGGTCGGCACCAGCCTACGTCGATTTCGCCGACAGCCAACATGGCTGGGTGGTCATGGTCTGTGCGACTGCCTGCCCCTTTGCCGAGCTATACCGAACGACCGACGGAGGGGTTACCTGGGTCAAGCTTTCAATCCCTGAGGGGAATCCCATCCGCTTTGCCAGCCCATCCGACGGATGGACATACACGGGTTCCGACCACGGGCAACTCTACGTTACTCATGATGCCGGCGCCAGCTGGCAGTCCGAACATCTCGCATCACCACCCGGATTCGAAACCTGGCAACCGGGCTATGAGCTTCCAACCTTTACAGACAGGCTCGATGGGGTCTTGCCGGTCCAACTCCTCTCACAGAAGGCCTTCACCGTTAGTTTTTACGTGACCAGCGATGGCGGGCGAACATGGAGATCCAAGCAGACCTTGCCTGCGCTCAGCACTTCGCCAATGGAACTACCGGAGATTGATGTCGTCAGCACGAACCTTTGGATCGCGGTGTACCGCAACCAGATTCTCAGGACCGAGGACAGAGGTCAGACTTGGTCAGCAGTATCGACCAGCGGCGGTCCTACGTCCGAGGTCGACTTTGTTAATGGCCAGGCTGGGTGGGGACGCATGGAGCGCTCCGAGGGAAACTGCGGCATCGTCGATGGCGTATTCCCCAACGGGACGCCGCCGCAAAACTGCAAGCAATTCGCCGATCTGTTGGGGACGACCGATGGGGGTAGAACATGGACGAAGATCGATCTAGTGACCAGCTAA
- a CDS encoding RNA polymerase sigma factor, translating into MTADDRESDRNRFEDLLVPLVKPGFRLAFAMLQSREEAEDAVQESALKAWRNFRNFRAGSDMGPWFLTIVANQCRSVRRTHRWSAVLVSDEHVFINVDEERLAQGADLRRALNGLPHAKRLVVVLHFYLDLPFDQIGKIIGTSEQAAKTRMYRALRDLRPKLNVSEAVT; encoded by the coding sequence GTGACGGCTGATGACCGGGAAAGCGATCGAAACCGCTTTGAGGATCTGCTGGTCCCGCTCGTCAAGCCAGGCTTCCGGCTTGCCTTCGCCATGCTCCAGAGCCGTGAAGAGGCAGAAGACGCGGTTCAGGAGTCAGCTTTGAAGGCGTGGAGGAATTTTCGGAACTTTCGGGCCGGGTCCGACATGGGCCCATGGTTCCTCACGATCGTTGCCAACCAGTGCCGCTCCGTCCGACGAACACACAGATGGTCGGCTGTCTTAGTGTCGGACGAACATGTCTTCATCAACGTCGATGAGGAACGGCTGGCTCAGGGCGCGGACCTCCGTCGGGCGCTGAACGGGCTTCCTCACGCAAAGCGGCTGGTCGTTGTGCTCCATTTCTACTTGGACCTTCCATTCGATCAGATTGGCAAGATCATCGGCACTTCAGAACAAGCCGCAAAAACCCGCATGTATAGAGCGCTTCGAGACTTACGACCCAAGCTCAATGTAAGCGAGGCGGTTACATGA
- a CDS encoding DUF5677 domain-containing protein, with protein MLNSFDLLLQRAVGLAAEAGGKPRRSPGPFIIFAIFVRLVQLARSIQAMARSGYANEAQPHARAMVNAAVNLIFIADAESDARGLLFASFSQKRRARRAESLVKQGFLDRKRAEELEVAEIKKDEEALKHQEESGVKPAAKLGSANTWTGLSDQDLMKLVGRSDWYDIYYVPFSDAVHANIVGVQQEIIQLSRGQISYGPRYPGRVLLLVVMAAADALSEALLNLTKYFGLNKEKEIEGLKADIHSALKTYAAGTSFQQNV; from the coding sequence TTGCTGAATTCCTTCGATCTCTTGCTGCAGAGAGCCGTTGGTCTGGCCGCCGAGGCCGGAGGGAAGCCGCGTCGATCGCCGGGGCCGTTCATTATCTTTGCGATTTTTGTCCGATTGGTCCAACTGGCGCGAAGCATTCAGGCGATGGCCCGTTCGGGCTATGCAAATGAGGCGCAGCCTCATGCCAGGGCGATGGTTAACGCAGCGGTAAACCTGATCTTTATCGCCGATGCCGAGAGCGATGCTCGCGGGCTGCTCTTTGCCTCCTTTTCTCAGAAGAGGCGCGCACGACGTGCCGAATCGCTCGTCAAGCAAGGTTTTCTGGATCGAAAGCGCGCGGAAGAGCTGGAAGTAGCGGAGATAAAGAAAGATGAAGAGGCGCTGAAGCACCAGGAGGAGAGTGGCGTGAAACCGGCGGCCAAATTGGGCAGTGCCAATACCTGGACCGGGCTTTCCGACCAAGACCTAATGAAGCTGGTCGGTCGCTCCGATTGGTACGACATCTATTACGTGCCATTTTCGGATGCCGTGCACGCCAACATCGTAGGTGTTCAGCAGGAAATCATTCAACTGAGCAGGGGACAGATCTCGTATGGCCCGCGATACCCAGGCCGAGTCCTTCTACTGGTGGTGATGGCTGCAGCGGATGCACTTAGCGAGGCACTCCTCAACCTCACTAAATACTTCGGCCTCAACAAGGAAAAGGAGATCGAAGGTCTGAAGGCTGATATCCACTCTGCACTAAAGACATACGCTGCCGGCACCTCGTTTCAACAGAATGTCTAG
- a CDS encoding helix-turn-helix transcriptional regulator: MKVEVRAVGLKTMREKKGLTQRKLAHDLGISQNYIPAIEAGTRRAGPKLQEQLVKYFACRFEDLFQLVLVDGETGREQVLEPKEKRS; encoded by the coding sequence GTGAAGGTCGAGGTCCGAGCTGTCGGCCTCAAGACGATGCGGGAGAAGAAGGGCCTTACCCAGCGCAAGCTGGCTCACGATCTCGGCATCTCCCAGAATTACATTCCCGCCATCGAGGCCGGCACCCGCCGTGCCGGCCCGAAGCTTCAGGAGCAACTCGTCAAATATTTCGCCTGCCGGTTCGAGGACCTGTTCCAGTTGGTGTTAGTCGATGGCGAGACCGGGCGCGAGCAAGTGTTGGAGCCAAAGGAGAAACGATCATGA